A genomic region of Trypanosoma brucei brucei TREU927 chromosome 3, complete sequence contains the following coding sequences:
- a CDS encoding thioredoxin, putative, translating into MSATVGLRRYVTSILNVSRLRQEAIRGYALRRSGACLSGQLRIFTDHVNADAAVLVYFHTNRCKPCISITRALEEMETEKEQGVVSSSIPQCSSSHACSQEDTLGLTQRLLRLLGITFADVAVSPEALGVLREGVTRGVRIISVDTDENPVISALHDIRSVPTFVAYRCGRIIGHLEGASEQKLQELVSKLLVEEGGATN; encoded by the coding sequence ATGTCTGCTACCGTGGGCCTCCGCCGTTACGTCACGTCTATTTTAAATGTTAGTCGGTTACGGCAAGAAGCTATACGAGGTTATGCGCTACGGCGGAGCGGTGCCTGCTTGAGCGGGCAGCTGAGGATATTCACCGATCATGTAAACGCTGATGCAGCTGTTTTAGTGTACTTCCACACCAATCGGTGTAAGCCGTGCATATCCATCACGCGGGCGTtagaagaaatggaaacgGAGAAGGAACAGGGCGtcgtttcctcttccatTCCCCAATGTAGCTCATCACACGCTTGTTCACAAGAGGATACGTTAGGACTAACGCAAAGGTTGCTGAGATTGTTGGGGATTACATTTGCGGATGTCGCGGTTTCTCCTGAGGCACTCGGTGTGCTGCGGGAGGGCGTCACTCGTGGCGTACGCATTATTTCAGTAGACACGGATGAGAATCCGGTAATTAGTGCGTTACACGATATACGCAGCGTTCCCACATTTGTGGCATATCGCTGTGGTCGCATTATTGGTCACTTGGAAGGGGCGAGCGAGCAGAAGCTGCAGGAACTCGTAAGTAAGTTGTTAGTAGAAGAGGGTGGGGCGACAAATTGA
- a CDS encoding Zn-finger domain protein, putative, producing MDAPLQLRTLGPNGASSPQGAVEARGISDGAYVEVAHEDACGASPHRDSVEMVDSKERNSTQITRGIEPVGPSGSQNDSTTSVVADARECWICREASDTPENRLTSGLCRCRGSIGLVHTGCLNYWVFSQRRVRCPSCNATYNVISVSSEDFPKGFLHEAVLLVRHLYLPLFCKCASILLGLVINGFAIAFAVGCAFYHGEVFADAGDQAPKSFGNVGAAADLGGSTATTRANAPNGGVGGSSGVWLWVGVMLFGWCSTALWRSLWVSWGQWRAEFINDAVDDAPKPPPYTLVECLHYYFDIVVSMTGCTRQMLWLRSMELCALTAIAYIISFTYGRVLVFTLIFLGAVLMRLLFQRKKINDNMRRFDEAQERRHNATYSDLVKWFITYITEMALFSFALTIIGGLVIHYALSPHILTFPTSIPALNESITFLRLLLYWASGTLSSILLMCIETTVIVNIFAPGVDLFFVRSVDLNVDSDSAYWSFILAQIFDSDPLQVLFDFPRLALIEVVTLFAFLALPLQAMFFLNDLLATKVFGSAGIKLAWVLHNSGEYLMGNSPANGVIPPFDGSFESGWGSLQELLTEPLEVPSLVVSGLLANTLPFVKSLIHFLSSTSSINILLGAGTGVIVSCLKVFPIKRTQLRVMRAIAVWLAAHVVYMEDFLFDKERLQTLDNWLQAGGEGDVPTQRVPLAFVFLRRERVLPPEQKRPAWLKVRLIIFSAMFFIASTGVFWALPVLLAALLLLVMPCNAALLCCAFNASFLLLDYKLYLKAVGEFVFISAVLLVGLPLQLLHALRLAVNFGYPRKRLVKETFEYCLNINRTIGKYCGEPRDEQQEDVKAELGEVDSNSSDDIIAVNDDDDEDFE from the coding sequence ATGGACGCACCGCTGCAGCTAAGGACATTGGGGCCAAATGGTGCATCATCACCTCAAGGTGCAGTGGAGGCAAGAGGAATCAGCGACGGTGCTTATGTTGAAGTTGCACATGAGGACGCATGTGGAGCCTCTCCGCATCGTGACAGTGTGGAGATGGTTGAcagtaaagaaaggaattcAACACAAATCACAAGGGGAATTGAGCCGGTGGGTCCTTCGGGGAGCCAAAATGATTCCACAACGTCGGTGGTTGCTGATGCCAGGGAGTGTTGGATCTGCCGTGAGGCGTCCGATACGCCAGAAAATCGCTTAACGAGTGGTTTATGCCGCTGTCGTGGGTCGATTGGTTTAGTTCACACCGGGTGCCTCAATTATTGGGTGTTCTCGCAGCGCCGCGTCCGATGTCCGAGCTGCAATGCAACATACAACGTTATTTCTGTTAGTAGTGAAGATTTCCCCAAAGGGTTTCTACATGAAGCAGTTTTACTAGTTCGGCACCTCTATCTGCCTTTATTTTGTAAATGTGCAAGTATTCTTCTGGGGCTGGTGATTAACGGTTTCGCTATTGCGTTTGCCGTTGGATGTGCCTTCTATCATGGGGAGGTGTTTGCCGATGCTGGTGATCAAGCGCCCAAATCATTCGGTAATGTTGGCGCTGCTGCGGATTTGGGTGGCAGCACTGCGACCACCCGCGCAAATGCACCAAATGGTGGGGTGGGGGGCTCTAGTGGTGTTTGGTTGTGGGTCGGTGTTATGCTGTTCGGTTGGTGCAGCACAGCTCTGTGGCGCAGTTTGTGGGTCAGTTGGGGACAGTGGCGCGCTGAATTCATTAACGATGCGGTAGATGATGCTCCGAAGCCCCCACCATACACCCTGGTCGAATGccttcattattattttgatatTGTCGTCAGTATGACGGGATGCACGCGTCAGATGTTGTGGCTTCGCTCCATGGAGCTGTGCGCACTCACTGCGATCGCATACATCATTAGTTTTACGTATGGGAGAGTACTGGTGTTCACTCTCATTTTTCTGGGTGCAGTTCTTATGCGGTTGCTTTTTCAGCGGAAGAAAATCAACGACAACATGCGCCGATTTGACGAGGCGCAGGAGCGGAGGCATAATGCAACGTACTCCGATCTAGTGAAGTGGTTCATTACATACATCACCGAAATGGCGCTCTTTTCGTTTGCTCTGACCATAATTGGAGGTCTTGTCATTCACTACGCGCTTTCCCCTCATATATTGACGTTCCCAACTTCCATTCCGGCTTTGAATGAGAGTATCACGTTTCTTCGACTTTTGCTGTACTGGGCGTCAGGCACTTTGTCCTCCATCTTACTGATGTGCATCGAAACAACGGTGATTGTGAACATATTTGCTCCTGGTGTGGAcctgttttttgttcgcaGCGTGGATCTAAACGTCGACAGTGACTCCGCCTATTGGAGCTTTATACTGGCACAAATATTTGATTCGGACCCCCTTCAGGTTTTATTTGACTTCCCCCGCTTGGCGTTAATTGAGGTTGTGACACTGTTTGCATTTCTGGCACTCCCGCTTCAGGCCATGTTCTTCTTGAATGACCTTCTTGCGACGAAGGTGTTTGGGTCTGCGGGTATCAAACTGGCGTGGGTTCTTCACAACAGTGGCGAATATTTGATGGGGAATTCGCCTGCGAACGGAGTGATTCCGCCTTTTGATGGTTCATTTGAGAGTGGATGGGGGTCgttgcaggagttgttgACGGAGCCACTGGAAGTGCCCTCGTTGGTGGTTTCTGGTCTTTTGGCCAATACGCTTCCTTTCGTCAAATCCCTCATTCACTTTCTCTCGTCGACCTCCTCTATTAATATACTACTCGGAGCAGGGACGGGAGTCATCGTGTCGTGCCTGAAGGTTTTCCCCATTAAGCGGACGCAGCTGCGAGTTATGCGGGCCATAGCTGTGTGGCTTGCGGCGCATGTGGTGTACATGGAGGACTTTCTGTTTGACAAGGAACGGCTACAGACGTTGGATAACTGGCTTCAAGCAGGTGGCGAAGGCGATGTGCCAACGCAGAGGGTCCCCTTAgcatttgtgtttcttcGTCGTGAGCGAGTGTTGCCTCCTGAACAGAAGCGACCCGCATGGCTCAAGGTCCGTCTCATCATCTTTTCCGCTATGTTTTTCATTGCTTCAACGGGAGTCTTTTGGGCACTGCCCGTTCTTTTGGCGGCGCTACTTTTGCTGGTGATGCCATGTAACGCCGCGCTCCTGTGCTGCGCATTCAACGCCTCATTCCTTCTTCTGGACTACAAGCTCTACCTAAAGGCGGTGGGCGAATTTGTTTTTATCTCCGCTGTTTTGCTCGTTGGGCTCCCCCTacaattgttgcatgcactgcGCCTGGCTGTGAATTTTGGCTATCCTCGTAAGAGGTTGGTGAAGGAGACGTTTGAGTATTGCCTTAATATCAACCGTACCATTGGGAAATACTGCGGTGAGCCGAGAGATGAGCAGCAAGAGGATGTAAAAGCCGAGCTTGGGGAAGTTGATAGCAATTCTAGTGATGATATTATTGCAGTGAACGACGACGACGATGAGGATTTTGAGTAG
- a CDS encoding mismatch repair protein MSH5, putative (similar to MutS protein homolog 5. (Swiss-Prot:Q19272) [Caenorhabditis elegans]): MDVPGELLWLLQYLTICKPSSVLVPAAGSQVILDIARLCSLNVVFAPPSDFDSARLWDILAQLWANVKRAEWCARICVHKHVMLMTLAALLLHLQHSRHPVADVAEVPPAGVLYVDADTLSSLQIIRTEAHPMDYQGIGQSKEGLSLLSVVDRTSGPLGGALLRQWFALPLQNERELQQRYSVVDFFTNRDNHSIMTNLRRSLKRLRQPGSIFTKMRASKHTTGDYDSLLRSTLGLLQIASLLSTEAHRFPLFMRIVASCQAAQLEEMSDIITRSISLTREPRDTLGKTYVRIRPGCDPELDELREHFAHLDELLTRVAEEEKQGLPPHWRPGTLLCAFAPQWGHVIVLPHCPPTLLETELPRDWELVLQTDDGPFFKTSLTRRLDEEVGDLRSAILDREGEVQRRVDHRLLELSPALIPLHLCAELDCLIGFALCALEGQWSRPEIVPDAGVLEISRAVHPILARMSQPVVPCSLTIRRSADRVCVVTGANGSGKSVFITTIAHTVFLAHIGSYVPCAHAAIGLIDTFVALHTPSACRGNEDLTFAVKELHSSFGNELASMSRMLQRCGSRCRESDEGAARMLLVIDEFGKGTLSVDGAALLAASLRTFISMGNQRPLVLLATHYMEAVQPNIVPRGEIILIEMLTTLLESSRKRPRDGVRAHLGADSTDFVGGSYELVPSYNAVPVRNVGEDGKLPDDEVSSRALHFAFQHSVPEVLLRRAWSVMTSECV; encoded by the coding sequence ATGGATGTGCCTGGTGAGCTTCTCTGGTTGTTACAATACTTGACAATATGTAAACCATCATCTGTTTTGGTGCCAGCCGCTGGGTCGCAGGTGATATTGGATATTGCTCGGTTGTGCAGCCTCAACGTAGTATTTGCTCCACCCAGTGACTTCGATAGCGCCAGGTTGTGGGATATCCTCGCCCAACTCTGGGCTAATGTGAAGAGAGCCGAATGGTGCGCACGTATATGTGTTCATAAACATGTAATGCTTATGACACTCGCAGCgcttttgttgcatttacAGCACTCGCGCCACCCCGTTGCTGACGTTGCCGAGGTGCCTCCGGCCGGTGTTTTGTATGTTGATGCGGACACACTGTCTAGTTTACAAATAATCCGCACGGAGGCGCACCCTATGGACTATCAAGGCATTGGACAGTCAAAGGAGGGCCTCTCCCTTTTGAGTGTGGTGGACAGGACCAGCGGCCCCCTTGGAGGGGCTTTGTTGCGGCAATGGTTCGCGCTCCCCTTGCAGAACGAGAGGGAATTACAGCAGCGGTACAGCGTTGTTGACTTTTTCACAAATAGGGATAACCACAGCATAATGACTAATCTTCGACGCTCCCTGAAACGGCTGAGGCAACCGGGCAGTATCTTCACAAAGATGCGTGCTTCCAAGCACACAACTGGTGATTACGATTCCCTATTGCGTTCCACCCTTGGACTCTTGCAAATTGCCTCGCTCCTCTCTACGGAGGCCCACAGGTTTCCTTTATTCATGCGCATCGTCGCGAGTTGCCAAGCCGCGCAGTTGGAGGAGATGAGCGATATAATCACCAGATCAATATCTTTAACCCGAGAGCCTCGCGACACGCTTGGCAAGACATACGTCCGAATTCGCCCCGGCTGTGACCCGGAACTGGATGAACTTCGAGAGCATTTTGCCCACCTTGATGAACTGCTGACGCGCGTggctgaggaggaaaaacaggGTCTTCCACCGCACTGGCGACCGGGTACACTACTTTGTGCGTTTGCTCCGCAATGGGGTCATGTAATTGTGCTTCCTCATTGTCCACCAACGCTGCTGGAAACTGAGTTACCACGGGACTGGGAGTTAGTGCTGCAGACGGATGATGGGCCTTTCTTTAAGACGTCTCTAACACGGAGGCTGGATGAGGAGGTGGGTGATTTGCGCTCAGCCATACTGGATCGGGAAGGTGAAGTGCAACGTCGGGTAGATCACCGATTGCTTGAATTGTCGCCAGCGCTTATTCCCTTGCATCTCTGTGCGGAATTGGACTGCCTAATAGGTTTTGCACTGTGCGCATTGGAGGGGCAGTGGAGTCGTCCTGAAATTGTACCTGATGCGGGCGTACTTGAAATTTCTCGAGCGGTGCACCCTATATTGGCTCGAATGTCACAACCGGTGGTTCCGTGCTCCTTGACAATCCGACGCAGTGCAgaccgtgtgtgtgtggtcaCTGGGGCAAATGGGAGTGGAAAATCGGTGTTCATAACAACGATAGCCCACACTGTCTTTCTCGCTCATATTGGCTCGTACGTACCGTGTGCGCATGCCGCCATCGGTTTAATAGATACATTCGTTGCGCTACATACTCCTTCCGCCTGTAGGGGTAACGAAGATTTAACCTTTGCGGTAAAGGAGCTGCATTCCAGTTTTGGTAACGAGCTTGCATCTATGAGCCGCATGCTACAACGCTGTGGCAGCCGCTGCAGAGAGAGCGATGAAGGGGCGGCCCGGATGCTTCTAGTGATTGATGAATTTGGAAAAGGAACGCTTTCGGTGGATGGAGCCGCATTGCTGGCGGCTTCTCTGCGAACATTTATTTCGATGGGAAACCAGCGCCCGTTAGTGCTATTAGCGACACATTATATGGAAGCTGTTCAACCAAACATTGTGCCCAGGGGGGAAATTATTCTGATCGAAATGTTGACGACACTCCTGGAGAGTAGCCGTAAAAGACCTCGTGACGGGGTAAGGGCGCACTTGGGAGCGGATAGTACAGATTTCGTTGGTGGCAGCTATGAACTTGTGCCCTCTTACAATGCGGTTCCAGTGCGAAATGTTGGTGAGGACGGAAAGCTACCGGATGATGAAGTTTCCTCTCGGGCACTGCACTTCGCTTTTCAGCACTCTGTGCCTGAAGTGCTTCTTCGAAGAGCCTGGAGCGTGATGACCAGTGAGTGTGTTTGA
- a CDS encoding subtilisin-like serine peptidase has protein sequence MSSSQNHLRLLSLITVVLYVTLCRPALCASVKTAAEGRNHKKRSPLQKWLHSEWTRKHEVPLHWFVRQRRPTGNTTSRTVKSYVGTRASMHLPIEGMIGQTADHRSSLVPHDGRYVVARFDKLRHHERRIARQALAEHSLGDAHHIDDMHMLVYMDSERSARILSAFEASGAAASLTSMSVLDIFSSPGVARMKLSRVIRGALVECGNKNQVTSEKNQMRVSLNTRTAPNREHVVEEALRGVSLDEVSGCKWEVTSLVSGKGIVRWSLTRASTDSGDGPVTGQKITLMCACAPLLDAVVGHQAVRWMEIAVEQAQMHNYHATALLQQSRQSEDHPSRPLWDAGIDGSGEIIGVADTGIDFNSCFFHDPNQEVALYPKVNYNHRKIVSFAPCDFIRGDYFAGDEEIGHGTHVAGTAAGSVISNDGNAKYNGVAKGAKIFFRGLGCPSQSELVLPHDVTQIIRPGYGAGARVFSNSWGFVAPSEYSAVEKDMDEFASSYDDALLIFSTGNSIQDGLMTPCRGKNVMCVGSHKNVFDASKDIVSSFSSHGPTYDGRMKPDLVGPGEEVVSALSSGKASAKQCKVVAKRGSSMATAAVAGAATLLRQYVRRLNRTASPSAALLKALMVHSTVPLSNSTVSGFGRLDLSLFFSPTGTRGWFRDREDISHHGTNVYCFKKKADQTDSQRSVRVSLAWTDRGVALEGARKSLVNDLDLFVTDSKGTIYHAGGEKRRDSSNVVERIQLMSTSDMDNGFRVVVFGASIPDNKTQPYAVVVSAEGFEHVRNCEEVSHTCPNGCSGHGTCNSGTCRCNEGYRFIDCSVCDAESVCHGQGTCTSPESGCECISENFADASCSSCKKGWYGPSCLSDCKCSGRGECDENSGECKCRADTRVGGEGCFTGPNCEYCCPNFHGELCNERSHWCAEDGFPTLVTAPSEGYIEINGFGKYAPVTFCRWIVEAPRGYRIKLVYEKFNVDKPSDALHVTDLGHDESAPVRTDTGDTAQGAVFLSHSNVVLLHFTSGWSRRREGFKIRYSFVEPNDPSCTFNCVEGASCSDLGGGFCMCHVNNTGWMCENAPTEETKAESITVDLNNLNNVTRFNVSVNAESSILFTNVNGSAPHLNVHMHFEDGLHRVPSNGLGLVVRLLHKTSVDTGNYRNGTIRGDSIVSVLSEEKVEMGPTCRYLRMTIGRSLLIGESTAQVFMTLVHNASSQNKVQDVPSFRLAVYPEQGRPGAQVLFSEFADELSMVESSHRQQFFLYCRKFMASGIPPLGFEGDVNETGIGFQDVARTIGILFVVSILLISLLVVAAGLVMYKLRRNTPDSSLETSASGQALMSGTGYSAAGDTEVIVEKGKGAQTHQRGCEGVMRSENREGSSENTYIGREEYIEMERLP, from the coding sequence ATGTCGTCCAGTCAAAACCATCTGCGACTGCTCTCACTCATCACCGTTGTACTCTATGTGACTCTCTGTCGTCCCGCCTTGTGCGCCTCGgtaaaaacagcagcggaGGGGAGGAATCATAAAAAACGTTCACCACTGCAGAAGTGGCTCCACTCAGAGTGGACAAGAAAACACGAAGTTCCGCTTCACTGGTTCGTAAGGCAGCGTCGACCAACTGGCAACACAACGAGTCGCACGGTAAAATCTTATGTCGGAACGCGCGCCAGTATGCATTTGCCTATTGAAGGAATGATAGGACAGACGGCGGATCATCGGTCTTCCTTGGTACCACATGACGGTCGATACGTTGTGGCTCGGTTTGATAAGCTGCGTCACCATGAGCGCCGGATAGCCCGACAGGCGCTGGCGGAACACAGTTTAGGTGACGCACATCACATTGACGACATGCATATGCTAGTTTATATGGATTCCGAGCGTTCCGCACGGATCCTTTCCGCCTTTGAAGCTAGTGGCGCCGCGGCGTCACTAACCTCCATGTCAGTATTggatattttctcttctccagGTGTGGCCCGCATGAAACTGTCACGCGTGATCCGCGGTGCATTGGTTGAGTGCGGAAATAAGAACCAGGTTACCTCAGAAAAGAACCAGATGCGAGTCTCGCTTAATACCCGCACTGCTCCTAATCGAGAGCACGTTGTGGAGGAGGCGCTGCGGGGAGTGTCGTTAGACGAAGTTTCGGGTTGCAAGTGGGAGGTGACATCATTAGTTTCTGGTAAAGGGATTGTACGGTGGTCGCTTACCCGCGCCTCAACTGATTCGGGGGATGGGCCGGTCACTGGGCAGAAGATCACGCTTATGTGCGCTTGTGCACCACTCCTTGACGCGGTGGTTGGCCATCAGGCGGTGCGCTGGATGGAAATTGCAGTAGAGCAGGCGCAAATGCACAACTATCATGCCACTGCCCTTTTACAGCAAAGTAGACAGAGTGAGGATCATCCTTCAAGGCCCTTGTGGGATGCTGGTATTGACGGTAGTGGTGAGATAATAGGGGTAGCCGATACGGGTATCGACTTTAACAGCTGTTTCTTCCACGATCCAAATCAAGAGGTGGCGCTTTACCCGAAGGTTAACTATAACCACCGCAAAATCGTGTCATTTGCCCCGTGTGACTTCATCCGGGGGGATTACTTTGCTGGGGATGAGGAAATAGGTCATGGCACGCACGTGGCAGGTACCGCAGCGGGGAGTGTTATTAGTAACGACGGTAATGCCAAGTATAATGGTGTCGCCAAGGGGGCGAAGATTTTCTTCAGGGGGTTGGGCTGCCCATCCCAGTCAGAGCTTGTCCTCCCCCACGACGTTACTCAAATTATTCGTCCCGGATATGGCGCTGGAGCCCGTGTGTTCTCAAACTCGTGGGGTTTTGTTGCTCCCTCCGAGTATTCTGCTGTGGAAAAGGATATGGATGAGTTTGCGAGTAGTTATGACGATGCGCTACTTATCTTCTCCACTGGCAACAGTATCCAAGATGGCCTAATGACTCCGTGTCGTGGTAAGAACGTGATGTGCGTGGGGTCACACAAAAACGTGTTTGACGCTTCGAAAGACAttgtttcttcgttttcttcgCATGGTCCAACATACGACGGTAGGATGAAACCCGATCTTGTCGGTCCCGGGGAAGAGGTGGTGTCTGCTCTTTCCTCTGGCAAAGCATCAGCAAAACAATGTAAAGTGGTGGCCAAGCGGGGTTCATCGATGGCAACTGCGGCCGTCGCGGGCGCCGCTACACTGTTGCGTCAGTATGTACGGAGGCTAAATCGAACTGCTTCACCTTCTGCTGCTTTGCTGAAAGCTCTGATGGTCCACTCTACGGTGCCGTTGAGTAACTCCACCGTGAGTGGCTTTGGCCGTCTTGATTtatctctcttcttttccccaacGGGCACAAGGGGATGGTTCCGCGACAGAGAAGATATCAGCCACCACGGAACAAATGTGTACTGCTTTAAGAAGAAGGCAGATCAAACTGACTCTCAGCGCTCCGTGCGGGTATCACTTGCGTGGACTGACCGAGGCGTTGCTCTCGAAGGCGCTCGCAAATCGCTCGTGAACGATTTGGATCTTTTTGTCACTGACTCTAAAGGGACTATTTACCACGccggaggggaaaagagacgTGATTCTTCTAATGTGGTAGAGCGAATACAGTTGATGTCTACGAGCGACATGGACAATGGGTTCCGTGTTGTCGTCTTTGGGGCTTCCATTCCCGATAATAAGACACAACCGTACGCTGTCGTTGTGTCTGCCGAGGGCTTTGAACATGTTAGGAACTGTGAAGAAGTTAGCCACACCTGCCCGAACGGTTGTAGTGGCCACGGGACCTGCAACAGCGGCACATGCAGGTGTAATGAAGGATATCGCTTCATTGATTGCTCTGTGTGCGATGCAGAGTCTGTGTGCCACGGGCAGGGTACATGTACCTCGCCGGAAAGCGGATGTGAATGCATTAGCGAGAATTTTGCCGATGCCAGTTGCTCCAGTTGCAAAAAGGGGTGGTACGGCCCATCATGCTTATCGGACTGCAAATGCAGTGGAAGAGGGGAATGTGATGAAAATTCGGGGGAGTGCAAATGTCGAGCGGATACGCGGGTTGGCGGGGAGGGTTGTTTCACCGGGCCCAACTGTGAGTATTGCTGTCCCAACTTCCACGGTGAATTATGCAACGAACGCAGTCATTGGTGTGCCGAGGACGGGTTCCCCACTTTAGTAACTGCTCCCAGCGAGGGGTATATTGAGATTAATGGGTTTGGCAAGTACGCACCTGTGACGTTTTGTCGGTGGATTGTTGAGGCGCCGCGTGGTTACCGCATAAAGCTTGTGTATGAGAAGTTCAACGTGGACAAGCCGTCGGACGCGCTCCATGTGACCGATTTGGGGCATGATGAATCTGCACCTGTCCGTACAGACACAGGTGACACTGCCCAGGGAGCCGTGTTTCTATCTCATTCGAACGTTGTCCTCCTCCATTTCACCTCAGGTTGGTCCCGGAGGCGGGAGGGATTTAAAATACGCTACAGCTTTGTTGAGCCTAACGATCCCAGCTGCACGTTCAACTGCGTTGAGGGTGCCAGTTGCAGCGACTTGGGTGGTGGGTTCTGCATGTGCCACGTTAACAACACGGGTTGGATGTGCGAAAATGCGCCAACGGAAGAAACCAAAGCGGAGTCCATCACAGTTGATTTGAATAACCTTAACAATGTCACCCGCTTCAATGTCTCAGTTAATGCTGAGAGCTCCATACTTTTCACCAACGTCAACGGATCAGCACCCCACCTTAATGTACACATGCACTTTGAGGATGGGTTGCACCGTGTACCGAGCAATGGGTTGGGGTTAGTGGTCAGACTTTTGCACAAAACTAGTGTGGATACTGGTAACTACCGTAACGGTACCATTAGGGGCGATTCAATCGTGTCTGTCCTTAGTGAAGAGAAGGTCGAAATGGGGCCCACATGCAGGTACTTGCGGATGACCATAGGCCGCTCACTACTTATAGGGGAATCCACAGCACAAGTATTCATGACTCTCGTTCACAATGCCTCATCGCAGAATAAAGTGCAGGATGTCCCCTCTTTTCGTCTGGCCGTTTATCCCGAGCAGGGCAGGCCCGGCGCCCAAGTTCTTTTTAGCGAATTTGCTGATGAGTTGTCGATGGTTGAGTCCAGCCACCGTCAGCAATTCTTCCTCTATTGCAGAAAGTTTATGGCGTCGGGGATCCCGCCATTAGGATTTGAAGGCGACGTGAACGAAACTGGTATTGGGTTCCAAGACGTCGCCCGCACGATCGGAattcttttcgttgtttccaTACTTCTGATTTCTCTGTTGGTAGTTGCTGCTGGCTTGGTGATGTATAAGTTACGCCGTAATACTCCCGATAGTTCCTTAGAAACGTCAGCCTCCGGGCAAGCATTAATGAGTGGCACGGGTTATTCCGCCGCCGGTGATACCGAAGTGAttgtggaaaagggaaaaggggcgCAAACGCACCAGCGGGGTTGTGAAGGGGTCATGAGGTCGGAGAATAGGGAAGGGAGTAGTGAAAACACTTATATCGGAAGGGAAGAATATATTGAGATGGAAAGACTACCATGA